From a single Micromonospora pallida genomic region:
- a CDS encoding IniB N-terminal domain-containing protein: protein MPAQTLHDFVLDLLTNPDARSAFDLDPEGALREAGLTDITATDVQDVVPLVVDYAPVQGVTSLAPLGDQLGSVVPVTDPTDVIGQLQNVTQQVAVTTPATNVDVNAGVLGAISVDPAGLSAGAELPFGLTVGTGPAAVDADLSATYDVVNTLDADLVGGPAVDDLVDDVTNPVLPPSGGTLDPVTGPLGGVDGLLGGDPLGTIGGLGGQLGGGGLAPDVPGTVDSVTGQVGGVTDHVGGVVDGVTGTEITGGVSGGLGGNLGGVGGDLGGGVEINDGAPAGGGLLGLTDGLL, encoded by the coding sequence ATGCCCGCCCAGACCCTGCACGACTTCGTGCTCGACCTGCTCACCAACCCCGACGCCCGGTCGGCGTTCGACCTGGACCCGGAGGGCGCGCTGCGCGAGGCCGGCCTTACCGACATCACGGCGACGGACGTGCAGGACGTGGTTCCGCTCGTGGTCGACTACGCGCCCGTCCAGGGGGTCACCTCGCTGGCGCCGCTGGGTGACCAGCTCGGCTCGGTCGTGCCGGTGACCGACCCGACCGACGTGATCGGACAGCTCCAGAACGTCACCCAGCAGGTCGCCGTCACCACGCCGGCGACGAACGTGGACGTCAACGCGGGCGTGCTCGGGGCGATCAGCGTCGACCCGGCCGGCCTCAGCGCCGGGGCGGAGCTGCCGTTCGGCCTCACCGTGGGCACTGGTCCGGCCGCCGTCGACGCGGACCTGTCGGCGACGTACGACGTGGTGAACACCCTCGACGCGGACCTCGTCGGCGGTCCGGCGGTCGACGACCTCGTCGACGACGTCACCAACCCGGTCCTCCCGCCGTCCGGCGGCACGCTCGACCCGGTCACCGGCCCCCTCGGCGGCGTGGACGGCCTGCTCGGCGGTGACCCGCTGGGCACCATCGGTGGGCTCGGTGGCCAGCTCGGCGGCGGCGGGCTCGCCCCGGACGTACCGGGCACGGTGGACAGTGTCACGGGCCAGGTCGGTGGCGTCACGGACCACGTGGGTGGGGTGGTCGACGGCGTCACCGGCACGGAGATCACCGGTGGCGTGAGCGGCGGCCTGGGTGGCAACCTGGGCGGCGTCGGCGGCGACCTGGGCGGCGGTGTCGAGATCAACGACGGCGCACCCGCCGGGGGTGGCCTGCTGGGTCTCACCGACGGGCTGCTCTGA
- a CDS encoding Hsp70 family protein: MPYVLGIDLGRTSTVAALARRQGGDWARPEVVWLHGQSAAVPSVLRVEADGSFTVGEPAVSPLGTDDGRTTRDFVGRVGDDVPLIVGGEACPAQALVAVLVLWVVERVTRREQERPETVVLSHPAGWGPYRRDLLHRALWEMGLTDVTLLPQPITAAEGHAARGFTGATAVVYCLGGAGFEAGLVQRAAHGGFELPGLPATADRLGGADFDEALAEHVRGVLGRQAATRLSRDGFAAADLPARCAQARHDLTVATETDVVLRLHQGPARVPVTRPQFEELIRPAVQATVELTVQAVHAAGRSPADLDGVLLTGGCARIPLVTELLAARFGRPVEVEAEPQTTSAVGAALAAGQIVSPRPNRPEPRNGRGRDVRDVRSARPEPARRSERMSQRHENDRPAPPPRPPVRIAPLELPSASRLTALRGRGRDRRR; encoded by the coding sequence ATGCCGTACGTCCTCGGGATCGACCTCGGTCGCACCAGCACCGTCGCCGCCCTCGCCCGGCGCCAGGGCGGCGACTGGGCCCGGCCGGAGGTGGTGTGGTTGCACGGGCAGTCGGCGGCCGTGCCCTCCGTGCTGCGGGTCGAGGCGGACGGCTCGTTCACCGTCGGCGAGCCGGCCGTGTCGCCGCTCGGCACCGACGACGGCCGGACGACCCGGGACTTCGTCGGCCGGGTCGGCGACGACGTGCCGCTGATCGTGGGCGGTGAGGCGTGCCCGGCGCAGGCGCTCGTCGCGGTGCTGGTCCTGTGGGTGGTCGAGCGGGTGACCAGGCGGGAACAGGAGCGCCCGGAGACCGTCGTGCTCAGCCATCCGGCCGGCTGGGGACCGTACCGTCGGGACCTGCTGCACCGGGCGCTGTGGGAGATGGGCCTGACCGACGTGACCCTGCTGCCCCAGCCGATCACCGCCGCCGAGGGACACGCCGCCCGTGGGTTCACCGGTGCCACGGCGGTCGTGTACTGCCTGGGTGGCGCCGGGTTCGAGGCCGGTCTGGTGCAGCGGGCCGCGCACGGCGGCTTCGAGCTGCCCGGCCTACCGGCCACCGCGGACCGGCTCGGCGGCGCGGACTTCGACGAGGCGCTGGCCGAGCACGTCCGGGGCGTACTCGGTCGGCAGGCCGCCACCCGCCTGTCGCGGGACGGGTTCGCGGCGGCCGACCTGCCCGCCCGGTGCGCCCAGGCCAGGCACGACCTGACCGTGGCGACGGAGACCGACGTGGTGCTGCGACTGCACCAGGGGCCGGCCCGGGTCCCGGTGACCCGGCCGCAGTTCGAGGAGCTGATCCGACCGGCCGTGCAGGCCACGGTGGAGCTGACCGTCCAGGCGGTGCACGCCGCCGGCCGGTCGCCCGCCGACCTCGACGGCGTCCTGCTCACCGGGGGCTGTGCGCGGATCCCGCTGGTCACCGAGCTGCTGGCGGCCCGGTTCGGTCGACCGGTCGAGGTGGAGGCCGAACCGCAGACCACCTCGGCGGTGGGCGCGGCCCTGGCCGCCGGCCAGATCGTGTCGCCGCGCCCGAACCGGCCGGAGCCCCGGAACGGACGCGGCCGGGACGTCCGGGACGTCCGGTCCGCCCGCCCCGAGCCGGCCCGGCGGTCGGAGCGGATGTCACAGCGCCACGAGAACGACCGGCCAGCACCGCCGCCCCGCCCGCCCGTGCGGATCGCGCCCCTGGAACTGCCGAGCGCCTCCCGACTGACCGCCCTGCGCGGCCGGGGACGGGACCGCCGCCGATGA
- a CDS encoding helix-turn-helix domain-containing protein, which produces MPIVVRIDVELAKRKMSVGEFAERVGLTPANVAVLKNGRAKAVRFSTLEAMCRVLDCQPGDLLEWVDE; this is translated from the coding sequence ATGCCCATCGTCGTCCGCATCGACGTCGAGCTGGCCAAACGCAAGATGAGCGTCGGCGAGTTCGCCGAACGCGTCGGGCTCACGCCGGCGAACGTGGCGGTGCTGAAGAACGGCCGCGCCAAGGCGGTCCGGTTCAGCACCCTGGAGGCCATGTGCCGGGTGCTCGACTGTCAGCCCGGTGACCTGCTCGAATGGGTCGACGAGTGA
- a CDS encoding sensor histidine kinase produces MTRRILGLPLRSVVFDLAVVGAVALLALAAATTQAGGWAAAVVGLVMAAALVWRRRRPVAVTVVVAALAITQVAFGWGALPYDLAVLVALYSVVKYAEQLRAGIVAGVVAAIGVVLAAVQTPSQVEWYFPAIYYGLVTGAVWLAALNVRTRRLYVLSLEERAATLEREREAEARAAVAEERTRIARELHDVVAHSMAVMIVQADGARYMIDQSPETARNAVRIVADTGRQALDDMRRLVGVLREPSPAEPGPGDPANPDAGTLVDRADGTGERAAGGAPPPTAGLVAEPVHRRPSVGELPALLDRFRAAGLRVRYTVDGPPGTLPQALDLTVYRLVQEALTNTLKHAGVGAVVEVTLEHVADAVVLGVVDDGQGRPAVTPAPSGGHGLVGMRERVSVYDGSLIAGPRLAGGWQVRARLPLPSAPTTEVIAA; encoded by the coding sequence ATGACCCGCAGGATCCTGGGCTTGCCATTACGCAGCGTCGTCTTCGACCTGGCCGTCGTCGGCGCGGTGGCGCTCCTCGCGCTCGCCGCCGCGACCACGCAGGCCGGCGGCTGGGCGGCGGCCGTCGTCGGCCTGGTGATGGCGGCGGCCCTGGTGTGGCGGCGGCGCCGGCCGGTGGCGGTCACCGTCGTGGTGGCGGCGCTGGCGATCACCCAGGTCGCGTTCGGCTGGGGCGCGCTGCCGTACGACCTGGCGGTGCTGGTCGCCCTGTACAGCGTGGTCAAGTACGCCGAACAGCTGCGCGCCGGGATCGTCGCCGGAGTCGTCGCCGCGATCGGGGTGGTCCTCGCCGCCGTGCAGACCCCGTCGCAGGTCGAGTGGTACTTCCCGGCCATCTACTACGGGCTGGTGACCGGGGCGGTGTGGCTGGCGGCGCTGAACGTGCGCACCCGCCGGCTGTACGTGCTCAGCCTGGAGGAGCGGGCGGCGACCCTGGAGCGGGAACGGGAGGCTGAGGCGCGGGCAGCGGTGGCCGAGGAACGCACCCGGATCGCCCGTGAGCTGCACGACGTGGTGGCGCACAGCATGGCCGTCATGATCGTCCAGGCGGACGGGGCCCGGTACATGATCGACCAGAGTCCGGAGACCGCCCGCAACGCCGTCCGGATCGTGGCGGACACCGGCCGGCAGGCCCTCGATGACATGCGCCGCCTGGTGGGCGTCCTGCGCGAGCCGAGCCCGGCCGAGCCCGGACCCGGCGATCCAGCCAATCCGGACGCCGGGACCTTGGTCGACCGCGCGGATGGCACCGGCGAGCGTGCCGCCGGGGGCGCCCCGCCACCGACTGCGGGACTGGTCGCCGAGCCGGTGCACCGGCGGCCCTCGGTGGGCGAACTGCCCGCCCTGCTGGACCGGTTCCGCGCCGCCGGGCTGCGCGTGCGGTACACCGTCGACGGCCCGCCCGGAACGCTGCCGCAGGCCCTGGATCTGACCGTGTACCGGCTGGTGCAGGAGGCGCTGACCAACACGCTCAAGCACGCCGGCGTCGGTGCCGTCGTCGAGGTCACCCTGGAACACGTCGCCGACGCCGTCGTGCTCGGCGTGGTCGACGACGGGCAGGGCCGTCCGGCGGTCACCCCGGCGCCATCCGGCGGGCACGGCCTGGTCGGCATGCGCGAGCGGGTGTCGGTGTACGACGGCAGCCTGATCGCCGGGCCCCGGCTGGCCGGCGGGTGGCAGGTACGGGCGCGGCTGCCACTGCCGTCGGCCCCCACGACGGAGGTGATCGCGGCGTGA
- a CDS encoding dynamin family protein: MIAPMWLDVLDDIARTCAAHDRGDLLHWLRQRRAQLLDPTLRVLVIGEPKQGKSQLVNALVNAPACPVGDGRTTTLPTVVQHAEAPTAALVRTPLPAAGRPAGPAALPAARTPIPIAQVAAEIAGRAPGHPATEALHVEIGLPRGLLGTGLVLVDTPGTDEVDTVRGAVATAALARADTVLVVSDSTRELSVGELNLLLHVVRSHPNVAVVQTKTDLVAHWRTVADRNRQHLASAGIPAPLIPVSALLRLRAAGTDDRALNAESGFPSLIARLVRDHRDKSDRLARTSVTLVAQTVIEQLAAPLRAELSSQDSPERSGPIARLHAAQREVDELRRCTTRWQNTLSDEMASLLSDIEYDLRDRTRTILREVDEAFDRADPLVGWETFQEWLDDTLVEAAEANHQWFAQRCEWVAAQVAGHFTRYGYDLPPQWPVPAPDDALDRLPVLERPTTDRFTVSQKVISGMRGSYGGLLMFGLAMTLAGMPMINPVSIGAGVVFAGKSIRDEGKTLLRRRQATVKTAVQRHVDDFFIRMSKDYRDTARQVQRVVRDHFTGLTEELQEAIVHSFRSAKQAADADAALREQRQVEIQQRMRRLAALYEQAQGLTSARPVSLEPQP; the protein is encoded by the coding sequence GTGATTGCGCCAATGTGGCTCGATGTGCTTGACGACATCGCCCGGACGTGTGCCGCCCACGACCGCGGCGACCTGCTCCACTGGCTGCGGCAGCGACGCGCCCAACTCCTCGACCCGACCCTGCGGGTCCTGGTCATCGGGGAGCCGAAGCAGGGCAAGAGTCAGCTCGTCAACGCCCTCGTCAACGCACCTGCCTGCCCGGTCGGCGACGGCCGCACCACCACGTTGCCGACCGTCGTCCAGCACGCCGAGGCCCCCACCGCCGCCCTGGTCCGTACGCCCCTGCCGGCGGCGGGCCGGCCCGCCGGCCCCGCCGCGCTGCCCGCCGCCCGGACCCCGATACCGATCGCCCAGGTCGCGGCCGAGATCGCTGGACGGGCACCCGGCCATCCCGCCACCGAGGCCCTGCACGTCGAGATCGGGCTGCCCCGAGGGCTGCTCGGCACCGGTCTGGTACTGGTCGACACGCCGGGCACCGACGAGGTGGACACGGTCCGGGGCGCCGTCGCGACGGCCGCGCTCGCCCGCGCCGACACGGTGCTGGTGGTCTCGGACTCGACCCGGGAACTCTCCGTCGGCGAGCTGAACCTCCTACTGCACGTCGTACGGTCGCATCCGAACGTGGCGGTCGTGCAGACCAAGACCGACCTGGTGGCGCACTGGCGGACGGTGGCGGACCGCAACCGGCAGCACCTCGCCAGCGCCGGCATCCCGGCGCCGCTGATCCCGGTCTCCGCGCTGCTGCGGCTGCGGGCCGCCGGCACCGACGACCGGGCACTCAACGCCGAGTCGGGCTTCCCCTCGCTGATCGCGCGGCTCGTCCGCGACCACCGGGACAAGTCCGACCGCCTCGCGCGTACGTCGGTGACGCTGGTCGCCCAGACGGTGATCGAGCAACTGGCCGCCCCGCTCCGCGCCGAGCTGTCCAGTCAGGACTCCCCCGAGCGGAGCGGTCCGATCGCCCGGCTGCACGCGGCGCAGCGCGAGGTCGACGAGCTGCGCCGGTGTACGACCCGGTGGCAGAACACGCTCTCCGACGAGATGGCGAGCCTGCTCTCCGACATCGAGTACGACCTGCGTGACCGGACCCGCACGATTCTGCGCGAGGTCGACGAGGCGTTCGACCGGGCCGATCCGCTGGTCGGCTGGGAGACCTTCCAGGAGTGGTTGGACGACACCCTCGTCGAGGCGGCCGAGGCGAACCACCAGTGGTTCGCCCAGCGGTGCGAGTGGGTCGCGGCGCAGGTGGCGGGTCACTTCACCCGGTACGGCTACGACCTCCCACCACAGTGGCCGGTGCCCGCCCCGGACGACGCCCTGGACCGGCTGCCGGTGCTGGAGCGCCCGACCACCGACCGCTTCACGGTCAGCCAGAAGGTGATCAGTGGCATGCGCGGCTCCTACGGTGGACTGCTGATGTTCGGCCTGGCGATGACGCTGGCCGGGATGCCGATGATCAACCCGGTGTCGATCGGGGCGGGCGTGGTCTTCGCGGGCAAGAGCATCCGGGACGAGGGCAAGACCCTGCTGCGTCGGCGCCAGGCGACGGTCAAGACGGCCGTCCAGCGGCATGTCGACGACTTCTTCATCCGGATGAGCAAGGACTACCGGGACACCGCCCGCCAGGTGCAACGGGTGGTCCGGGACCATTTCACCGGGCTCACCGAGGAACTCCAGGAGGCGATCGTCCACTCGTTCCGTAGCGCCAAGCAGGCGGCGGACGCCGACGCCGCCCTCCGCGAGCAGCGGCAGGTCGAGATCCAACAGCGGATGCGGCGGCTCGCCGCCCTCTACGAGCAGGCGCAGGGGCTCACCTCGGCCCGGCCGGTGTCGCTGGAGCCCCAGCCGTGA
- a CDS encoding DUF2975 domain-containing protein, with protein sequence MLAEHRAVAPLRVFLLLLFGILVVLQTFSLPGQFAHLARESPELAHLRWPMTAISVFWVLCVQVVIVCTWKLLTLVRNDRIFSDASLVWVDAIVWAIVAAWAVLLGVFLYVGVHASDPGLPLLLFLLLVGVAALGLLMIVMRALLRQATTLRTDMEAVI encoded by the coding sequence ATGTTGGCCGAGCATCGAGCGGTAGCCCCGCTCAGAGTCTTCCTCCTGCTGCTGTTCGGGATCCTGGTCGTGCTCCAGACCTTCTCCCTGCCCGGACAGTTCGCGCACCTGGCCCGGGAGTCCCCGGAGCTCGCCCACCTCCGGTGGCCGATGACCGCCATCTCGGTGTTCTGGGTGCTGTGTGTCCAGGTGGTGATCGTGTGCACCTGGAAGCTGCTCACCCTGGTCAGGAACGACCGCATCTTCAGCGACGCGTCCCTGGTCTGGGTGGACGCCATCGTGTGGGCGATCGTCGCCGCCTGGGCGGTGCTGCTGGGCGTGTTCCTCTACGTCGGCGTCCACGCGTCCGACCCGGGACTGCCGCTCCTGCTGTTCCTGTTGCTGGTGGGCGTCGCCGCGCTGGGACTCCTGATGATCGTGATGCGCGCGCTACTGCGGCAGGCCACGACGCTGCGGACCGACATGGAAGCGGTGATCTGA
- a CDS encoding ABC transporter ATP-binding protein, with amino-acid sequence MSVAPPVHAVAGVAVTARGLTKRYGTGQAAVVALDGVDVDFTAGRFTAIMGPSGSGKSTLMHCLAGLDRATAGSVRIGDAELAQLDDRRLTLLRRDRVGFVFQKFNLLPALTAEENIVLPLAIAGRRPDPAWLRQVVAAVGLTERLRHRPAELSGGQQQRVAVARALVTKPWVIFADEPTGNLDSRASAEVLRLLREAVDTLGQTVVMVTHDPVAAAHADRVVFLADGRLVRELTAPTPERVLDTLAHLDPATAGDARGW; translated from the coding sequence GTGTCCGTCGCACCACCCGTCCACGCCGTCGCCGGGGTGGCCGTCACCGCCCGGGGCCTGACCAAGCGGTACGGCACCGGCCAGGCCGCCGTCGTCGCCCTCGACGGCGTCGACGTCGACTTCACCGCCGGCCGGTTCACCGCGATCATGGGGCCGTCCGGTTCCGGCAAGTCGACGCTGATGCACTGCCTGGCCGGCCTGGACCGGGCCACCGCCGGGTCGGTGCGCATCGGCGACGCCGAGCTGGCCCAGCTGGACGACCGTCGGCTCACCCTGCTGCGCCGGGACCGGGTCGGCTTCGTGTTCCAGAAGTTCAACCTGCTGCCGGCGCTCACCGCCGAGGAGAACATCGTGCTGCCGCTGGCCATCGCCGGCCGGCGCCCCGACCCGGCGTGGCTGCGGCAGGTGGTCGCGGCGGTCGGGTTGACCGAGCGGCTGCGGCACCGTCCGGCCGAGCTCTCCGGCGGCCAGCAGCAGCGGGTCGCGGTGGCCCGGGCCCTGGTCACGAAGCCGTGGGTGATCTTCGCCGACGAGCCCACCGGCAACCTGGACTCCCGGGCCAGCGCGGAGGTGCTGCGGCTGCTCCGCGAGGCGGTGGACACCCTCGGGCAGACGGTGGTGATGGTGACCCACGACCCGGTCGCCGCCGCCCATGCCGACCGGGTGGTCTTCCTCGCCGACGGCCGGCTGGTGCGGGAGTTGACCGCGCCGACCCCGGAACGGGTTCTCGACACGCTGGCCCACCTCGACCCGGCCACCGCCGGCGACGCGCGGGGGTGGTGA
- a CDS encoding DUF817 domain-containing protein, whose product MGRRVTLTTTERSIDARAHAILARLPRHGPAAWLTEFVAFGLKQAWACVFGGAMLAVIFAAHLAYPDDAVLARNDFLTLTAVAIQIAMVAGRLETLRELRVVILFHVVGTVMEVFKTHVGSWTYEPDGVLRIGAVPLFSGFMYAAVGSYMVRVNRLFDLRFARYPKRWVTAVLAAAIYVNFFTNHYVYDIRWLLVAIVALVFGRCVMQFRILRFRWRMPLLLAFLLVAFFIWLAENIATWSNAWLYPSQVGGWHLVSPAKLASWFLLMIISVVLVTWISPPQPPDDPPPAAEPDAAVVGATRPEGPSGP is encoded by the coding sequence ATGGGTCGACGAGTGACCCTGACCACCACCGAACGCTCGATCGACGCCCGCGCCCACGCGATCCTGGCCCGGCTCCCCCGGCACGGGCCAGCCGCCTGGCTGACCGAGTTCGTGGCGTTCGGGCTGAAACAGGCGTGGGCGTGCGTCTTCGGCGGGGCGATGCTGGCGGTCATCTTCGCGGCGCACCTGGCGTACCCGGACGACGCCGTGCTCGCCCGCAACGACTTCCTGACCCTCACCGCGGTGGCCATCCAGATCGCGATGGTGGCCGGGCGGCTGGAAACCCTCCGTGAGCTGCGGGTGGTGATCCTGTTCCACGTGGTCGGCACGGTGATGGAGGTGTTCAAGACCCACGTCGGATCGTGGACCTACGAGCCGGACGGCGTGCTGCGGATCGGTGCCGTGCCCCTGTTCAGCGGCTTCATGTACGCGGCGGTCGGCTCGTACATGGTCCGGGTCAACCGGCTGTTCGACCTGCGCTTCGCCCGCTACCCGAAACGCTGGGTCACGGCTGTCCTGGCCGCCGCGATCTATGTCAACTTCTTCACCAACCACTACGTTTACGACATCCGCTGGCTGCTCGTCGCCATCGTCGCGCTGGTGTTCGGCCGCTGTGTCATGCAGTTCCGCATCCTCCGGTTCCGGTGGCGCATGCCGCTGCTGCTCGCCTTCCTCCTCGTCGCCTTCTTCATCTGGCTCGCGGAGAACATCGCCACCTGGTCGAACGCCTGGCTCTACCCCAGCCAGGTGGGCGGTTGGCACCTCGTCTCGCCGGCGAAGCTCGCGTCGTGGTTCCTTCTCATGATCATCTCGGTCGTGCTGGTCACCTGGATCTCGCCGCCCCAGCCGCCCGACGACCCACCGCCGGCCGCAGAACCGGACGCCGCCGTGGTCGGTGCCACCCGGCCCGAGGGGCCGAGCGGGCCGTAG
- a CDS encoding response regulator — translation MTVRVVIVDDQALVRAGFRMVLGSQPDLAVVGEAIDGADALRVLSRVEADVVVMDIRMPTMDGVEATRRLCADRPTGSPRVLVLTTFDTEADAFAALRAGASGFLLKNVPPEELLAAIRVVARGDSVVAPSITRRLLDRFAGQLGTGPTEDPRLAQLTEREREVLLLVAQGLSNAEIAARVHVAEATVKTHVGRILAKLQLRDRVQAVVLAYESGLVTPGG, via the coding sequence GTGACGGTCCGGGTGGTGATCGTGGACGACCAGGCGCTGGTCCGCGCCGGGTTCCGGATGGTGCTGGGCTCCCAGCCCGACCTGGCGGTGGTCGGCGAGGCGATCGACGGTGCGGACGCGCTGCGGGTGCTGTCCCGGGTCGAGGCGGACGTGGTGGTGATGGACATCCGGATGCCGACCATGGACGGGGTGGAGGCCACCCGGCGGCTCTGCGCCGACCGCCCGACCGGGTCGCCCCGGGTGCTGGTGTTGACGACCTTCGACACCGAGGCCGACGCGTTCGCCGCGCTGCGCGCCGGGGCCAGCGGCTTCCTGCTCAAGAACGTCCCGCCGGAGGAACTGCTCGCCGCGATCCGGGTGGTGGCCCGGGGCGACTCGGTGGTCGCCCCGTCGATCACCCGGCGGCTGCTCGACCGGTTCGCCGGGCAGCTCGGCACCGGCCCCACCGAGGACCCCCGGCTGGCCCAGCTCACCGAGCGGGAACGGGAGGTCCTGCTGTTGGTGGCGCAGGGCCTGTCCAACGCGGAGATCGCCGCCCGGGTGCACGTGGCCGAGGCGACGGTGAAGACGCACGTCGGCCGGATCCTGGCCAAGCTCCAGCTCCGCGACCGGGTGCAGGCGGTGGTGCTGGCGTACGAGAGTGGCCTGGTCACCCCCGGCGGCTGA